Proteins found in one Acidobacteriota bacterium genomic segment:
- the ptsP gene encoding phosphoenolpyruvate--protein phosphotransferase gives MEFIRLKGMGVSPGIAMGEASLSRRVVFTSRREPIDPGHVDDELTRLGKAVARTRKELVKLREKIQSEVGEEHAFIFDAHLLILEDPSLMGSLEKIIRDDAVRAEWALSRINAKYEAVFDSLNDEYFRQRKADLSDVLAKVYRNLEKIREKEPETGKRRVLVAHELLPSEAALSLSRETVLGVALDVGGPTSHTAILARSLNIPAVVGLRNITQWVKNGDYLIVDGTIGEVMVNPPQAVRREYLSKRDKYDAYRTELRKTAKLKSETLDGVSFTPLANIELPEEAATALSLGAEGIGLFRSEFIYLQSLEVPTEEDHFACYASIARTVHPQPVFIRTIDIGGEKSIPQLNIEKEPNPALGLRGIRFSLRNREMFRLQLRAVLRASSGKNVRVLIPMVTEIEELNEARAVFEEVKDGLRKDKIKFDENIPMGVMIEVPAAAALADVLIREADFLSIGTNDLIQYYLAVDRSNEFVSYLYKSFHPAVLRLIRDVIRAARRAGKSVTVCGEMAADPLSAMVLLGLGLREFSMNPIFIPKVKKALRSVETGTLEKACREALDLRSAQEIEEFVIESVMTRHPDAFLMSGDNGGSKKRN, from the coding sequence ATGGAATTCATTCGACTGAAAGGCATGGGCGTCTCTCCCGGGATCGCCATGGGCGAAGCCTCCCTGTCCCGGCGTGTCGTTTTCACGTCCCGGAGGGAGCCCATCGACCCCGGCCATGTGGACGATGAGCTGACGCGGTTGGGCAAAGCCGTCGCCCGCACCCGGAAAGAACTTGTCAAGCTTCGGGAAAAAATCCAGTCCGAGGTGGGAGAGGAGCATGCCTTCATTTTCGATGCCCATCTCCTGATCCTCGAAGATCCATCCCTGATGGGAAGCCTGGAGAAAATCATCCGCGACGACGCCGTGCGCGCGGAATGGGCCCTGTCCCGCATCAACGCCAAGTATGAGGCGGTTTTCGATTCTCTGAACGACGAATATTTCCGGCAGCGAAAGGCCGACCTGTCCGACGTTCTGGCCAAAGTTTACAGAAACCTGGAAAAAATCCGGGAGAAGGAGCCGGAAACCGGCAAGCGGCGGGTTCTTGTGGCCCATGAACTCCTGCCTTCGGAAGCCGCTCTGAGCCTGAGCCGGGAGACCGTTCTGGGCGTGGCCCTGGATGTCGGAGGACCGACCTCGCACACGGCCATCCTGGCCCGCTCTCTCAACATTCCCGCCGTCGTCGGCCTCCGCAACATCACCCAGTGGGTCAAAAACGGCGATTATCTGATTGTCGACGGAACGATCGGGGAAGTCATGGTCAATCCCCCCCAGGCGGTCCGCCGGGAATATCTGAGCAAAAGGGACAAGTACGACGCCTATCGCACGGAGCTCCGAAAAACGGCCAAGCTCAAGTCCGAGACATTGGACGGCGTGTCCTTCACGCCCCTGGCCAACATCGAGCTCCCCGAGGAGGCGGCCACGGCCCTGTCGCTCGGCGCCGAGGGCATCGGGCTTTTCCGGTCGGAATTCATCTATCTTCAAAGCCTGGAGGTCCCCACGGAGGAGGACCATTTCGCCTGCTATGCCTCCATCGCGAGAACCGTCCACCCCCAGCCGGTCTTCATCCGGACGATCGATATCGGGGGGGAAAAATCCATCCCCCAGTTGAACATCGAAAAGGAGCCCAACCCCGCCTTGGGCTTGAGAGGCATCCGGTTTTCCCTGAGAAACAGAGAGATGTTCCGGCTTCAGTTGCGGGCCGTTCTCCGGGCGAGTTCCGGAAAGAATGTCCGCGTCCTGATCCCCATGGTGACGGAAATCGAGGAGCTCAACGAGGCTCGGGCGGTTTTCGAGGAAGTCAAGGACGGCCTGCGGAAAGATAAAATCAAATTCGACGAGAATATCCCCATGGGGGTGATGATCGAAGTCCCGGCCGCCGCAGCCTTGGCCGATGTCCTGATTCGGGAAGCGGATTTCCTGAGCATCGGCACGAACGATCTCATCCAGTATTATCTGGCCGTCGACCGGTCCAACGAATTTGTTTCTTATCTCTACAAATCGTTTCATCCCGCGGTCCTCCGCCTGATCCGGGACGTGATCCGGGCGGCGCGCCGGGCCGGAAAAAGCGTGACGGTTTGCGGAGAAATGGCCGCCGACCCCCTTTCCGCGATGGTGCTTCTCGGTCTGGGGTTGCGGGAATTCAGCATGAATCCGATTTTCATCCCCAAGGTCAAGAAAGCTTTGCGGTCCGTCGAAACCGGGACTCTGGAGAAGGCCTGCCGGGAGGCTCTGGATTTACGGAGTGCTCAGGAAATCGAGGAGTTCGTGATTGAAAGCGTCATGACCCGTCATCCCGACGCTTTTCTGATGAGCGGGGACAACGGCGGATCGAAAAAACGAAATTAA
- the ssb gene encoding single-stranded DNA-binding protein: protein MRDLNSLNKVILIGRLGQKPELRVLPQRDRQVARFTMATNERFYNTSTRESTDRTEWHRIVVWGKQAEFCEKYLDQGRQVCVEGKLRTRSWQDRDGNKRTTTEIEADNIILIGKREGSSAPDHAEDTSPGDFPMDDPEPERDGNGDDDIPF from the coding sequence ATGAGAGATCTGAACAGCCTCAACAAGGTCATCCTCATAGGCCGGCTGGGACAAAAGCCCGAGCTTCGCGTTTTGCCCCAGCGGGACCGCCAAGTGGCCCGTTTCACCATGGCCACCAACGAGCGGTTTTACAACACGTCGACCCGGGAAAGCACGGACCGCACGGAGTGGCATCGGATCGTCGTCTGGGGAAAACAGGCCGAGTTCTGCGAAAAATATCTTGACCAGGGCCGTCAGGTCTGCGTGGAAGGGAAGCTCCGGACGCGATCCTGGCAGGACCGCGACGGCAACAAACGAACCACGACCGAAATCGAAGCGGACAACATCATTCTGATCGGCAAGCGGGAAGGATCCTCCGCCCCGGATCACGCCGAAGACACGTCTCCGGGGGATTTTCCCATGGACGACCCGGAACCCGAGCGGGACGGAAACGGCGACGACGACATCCCGTTTTAA
- a CDS encoding tetratricopeptide repeat protein, producing MKVRLLGTLVVCVLAASLPAAGQSKRTYELIYDDIQVLKQKILQIEERLDRNTGELKSLREQVKALGDQLQRWQAGQFGLQEDLKTLPARYQTLHEKIDQVQARLGQILAEFAAVRLPGEPAEGRDPAKFSEGDPVAVSPSGLSPREVYSAAYADYVNENFELAAEGFRLYRDQFPDSPLADTALYWMGECFFSLRRLAEAVAHFDELLLNYPQSDKTAAALLKKGLAFLEMGRTDESLAVFKLLVGKFPMADESKIAQQKIKDIEDR from the coding sequence GTGAAGGTCAGGCTCCTCGGGACGCTGGTCGTCTGTGTTCTGGCGGCGTCGCTCCCCGCCGCCGGCCAGAGCAAGAGAACCTACGAGCTGATTTACGATGACATCCAGGTTCTCAAGCAGAAGATCCTGCAGATCGAGGAGCGACTCGACCGGAACACCGGCGAACTGAAATCCCTCAGGGAGCAGGTCAAGGCACTCGGCGATCAGCTTCAACGGTGGCAGGCCGGACAGTTCGGCCTTCAGGAAGATCTGAAGACGCTTCCGGCCCGCTACCAGACGCTCCATGAAAAAATCGACCAAGTGCAGGCGCGTCTGGGTCAGATTCTCGCCGAATTCGCGGCCGTCAGGCTTCCCGGCGAACCAGCCGAAGGCCGGGATCCGGCCAAATTCTCCGAAGGAGACCCTGTGGCGGTCTCTCCATCCGGTCTCTCTCCCCGCGAAGTCTACAGCGCCGCCTACGCCGACTATGTCAACGAAAACTTCGAACTCGCCGCCGAGGGATTCCGGCTTTACAGGGATCAGTTTCCGGACAGTCCGCTGGCCGACACCGCGCTCTACTGGATGGGCGAATGCTTCTTCAGCCTGAGACGGCTTGCGGAGGCCGTCGCCCATTTTGACGAGCTTCTCCTGAACTACCCGCAGAGCGACAAAACCGCCGCCGCCCTTTTGAAGAAGGGTCTGGCCTTCCTCGAGATGGGACGGACGGACGAGTCCCTGGCCGTCTTCAAACTTCTCGTCGGAAAGTTCCCGATGGCGGACGAAAGCAAAATCGCACAGCAGAAAATCAAGGATATCGAGGACCGATGA
- the pal gene encoding peptidoglycan-associated lipoprotein Pal encodes MKKLVIWTVACILVFSFAVSCKKAQQVPPPPQVVEQPKVEVVEEPEVKEPVLTEEEIYMRKTLDELNREKPLAMVHFDFDRYFIREDAKPVLASNAAWLNKFRTARILIEGHCDERGTEEYNLALGEKRAKSTMDYLLSLGISADRLKIISYGKSQPLDPASNETAWAKNRRAQFTIIEK; translated from the coding sequence ATGAAAAAACTGGTTATTTGGACCGTCGCGTGTATCCTCGTCTTTTCTTTCGCCGTTTCCTGCAAGAAAGCCCAGCAGGTTCCTCCTCCGCCTCAGGTGGTCGAGCAGCCCAAGGTTGAAGTGGTGGAAGAGCCGGAAGTCAAGGAACCCGTTTTGACCGAAGAAGAAATCTACATGCGCAAGACGCTCGATGAGCTCAACAGGGAAAAACCTCTGGCCATGGTTCATTTCGACTTCGACCGGTACTTCATCCGCGAAGACGCCAAGCCTGTTTTGGCCTCCAACGCCGCCTGGCTGAACAAGTTCCGGACGGCCAGGATCCTGATCGAAGGCCATTGCGACGAGAGGGGCACCGAGGAATACAACCTGGCTCTCGGCGAAAAGCGGGCCAAGAGCACCATGGACTATCTGCTGTCTCTCGGCATTTCCGCCGACCGGTTGAAGATCATTTCCTACGGCAAGAGTCAGCCGCTGGACCCCGCCAGCAACGAGACCGCCTGGGCCAAGAACCGCCGCGCCCAGTTCACGATCATCGAAAAGTAA
- a CDS encoding Tol-Pal system beta propeller repeat protein TolB, which yields MKMKTFFSAALCLGAAIGFSGQQEVVLTIREGMPAIPFALPEFAVRSAVPETREAAREIHQVLNDNLRYSRIFQLLPRSYYAYIRPLNPDKIDFKEWESIQAALLLAGEVSEGEDGTFVFDAKLYDVRSERFIIGKRYQADKSQLRLAAHRMADEIMKVYGEKPIFTTKISFISNRDGNEEIYIMDYDGSNQTRITFNLSQDYMPAWSPDQRVIAHTTYRRNNADLNLLYLYEGKSVPISTRGTNYAAAFSPDGKRIAFCSTMDGNAEIYIADASGANIRRLTFNSAVDTAPSWSPTGREIAFTSDRAGVGSPQIYIMDAEGANVRRVSFGGNYHDSPAWSPAGDRLAYVSRVDRVFDIYILNLRTNQIMKITESNAINESPSWSPDGRHLVFSSNLSGTIQIYSIDYDGANLRRLTSAGTNKLPNWTN from the coding sequence ATGAAAATGAAAACGTTTTTTTCAGCCGCGCTGTGCCTCGGGGCCGCCATCGGGTTTTCAGGCCAGCAGGAAGTCGTTCTCACCATCCGGGAAGGCATGCCGGCCATTCCTTTCGCCCTCCCGGAGTTCGCCGTGCGCTCAGCCGTCCCCGAAACCAGGGAGGCGGCCCGGGAGATCCACCAGGTCTTGAATGACAACCTCAGATATTCCCGCATCTTCCAGCTTCTCCCCCGGAGTTACTACGCCTACATCCGGCCCCTGAACCCCGACAAGATTGACTTCAAGGAGTGGGAATCCATCCAGGCCGCCCTGCTTCTGGCCGGCGAGGTCTCGGAAGGCGAGGACGGAACGTTCGTCTTCGATGCCAAACTCTACGACGTCCGCAGCGAACGCTTCATCATCGGGAAACGTTATCAGGCCGACAAAAGCCAGCTTCGCCTCGCCGCCCACCGCATGGCCGACGAAATCATGAAGGTTTACGGGGAGAAGCCGATTTTCACGACCAAGATCTCTTTCATCTCCAATCGAGACGGAAATGAAGAGATCTACATCATGGACTACGACGGGTCCAATCAGACCCGGATCACATTCAATCTCAGCCAGGACTACATGCCGGCCTGGTCTCCGGATCAGAGGGTCATCGCGCATACGACCTACAGAAGAAACAACGCCGACCTGAATCTTCTCTACCTCTACGAGGGCAAGTCCGTTCCCATCTCCACGCGGGGGACAAACTACGCCGCCGCTTTTTCTCCTGACGGGAAGCGCATCGCCTTCTGTTCCACCATGGACGGCAACGCCGAAATCTATATCGCCGACGCCTCCGGGGCCAACATCCGGCGGCTGACCTTCAACAGCGCCGTCGACACCGCCCCGTCCTGGTCGCCGACCGGGCGGGAAATCGCCTTCACCTCCGACCGGGCCGGAGTCGGAAGTCCCCAGATATACATCATGGATGCGGAAGGGGCCAACGTCCGGAGAGTCAGTTTCGGCGGCAATTATCACGATTCGCCGGCCTGGTCCCCGGCCGGCGACAGGCTGGCCTACGTTTCCCGCGTCGACCGGGTCTTCGACATCTACATCCTGAATCTCCGGACGAATCAGATCATGAAAATCACGGAAAGCAACGCCATCAATGAATCGCCAAGCTGGTCTCCCGACGGACGCCACCTCGTGTTTTCCTCCAACCTCTCCGGAACCATTCAGATCTACAGCATCGACTACGACGGGGCCAACCTGCGCCGCCTGACGTCCGCCGGGACGAACAAGCTTCCGAATTGGACGAATTGA
- a CDS encoding energy transducer TonB produces the protein MTVTTMGGDRAFKRAVIISAVLHAALFIVMVTSPSLPKPARKGMIHYVSMSAGLPGGGGAGGPGGGGGGPSVRAADEPQPLPPAKKETLRDLTTPQKIQPQEADTALRYPVEKPARDRKPQEKKAVISKAPPDAKADRTDASAAAAAGTGGTGSGLRIGVGDGTGGGGGGGGFGPGFGGGGGTGFFPHAYYVQIVYDRVSASWFTALVDPGVSGSFSAQVTFRIFRNGRISDLKISESSGLPSLDLSALRAIQTAAPFPPLPNDYDGEYLVFHIIFEHNK, from the coding sequence ATGACGGTGACGACCATGGGAGGCGATCGGGCCTTCAAACGCGCCGTCATCATTTCCGCCGTTCTCCATGCCGCTCTCTTCATCGTGATGGTGACATCCCCATCGCTCCCCAAGCCGGCCCGCAAAGGCATGATTCACTATGTCAGCATGAGCGCCGGTCTGCCGGGTGGGGGCGGCGCCGGAGGACCCGGCGGAGGAGGCGGCGGACCGAGCGTTCGCGCCGCCGATGAGCCGCAACCCCTGCCGCCGGCCAAAAAGGAAACTCTGCGCGACCTGACAACACCCCAAAAGATCCAGCCCCAGGAAGCGGACACCGCTCTCCGTTATCCCGTCGAAAAGCCAGCACGGGACCGGAAACCCCAGGAAAAAAAGGCGGTGATTTCCAAGGCTCCTCCCGACGCCAAAGCCGACCGGACGGATGCCTCGGCGGCCGCCGCCGCAGGAACGGGCGGAACGGGCTCCGGGCTCAGGATCGGGGTCGGGGACGGCACGGGAGGCGGCGGCGGTGGAGGCGGATTCGGACCCGGTTTCGGCGGAGGCGGAGGCACGGGTTTTTTCCCTCATGCCTACTACGTTCAAATCGTCTACGACCGCGTTTCGGCAAGCTGGTTCACCGCCCTTGTCGATCCGGGGGTTTCCGGATCGTTTTCGGCTCAAGTCACGTTCCGCATCTTCCGGAACGGACGCATTTCCGACCTGAAAATCTCCGAATCAAGCGGCCTGCCCTCTCTCGATCTCTCCGCCCTCCGGGCCATTCAAACGGCAGCCCCGTTTCCGCCTCTTCCGAACGATTATGACGGAGAGTATCTTGTCTTTCATATCATCTTTGAGCATAACAAATGA
- a CDS encoding biopolymer transporter ExbD, with translation MGIRLDAPRSGRGRHPGTSLAEINVIPLVDIMLVLLIIFMVTAPMMQTGIGVDLPRAETESAPAEDGLTLTVTKDMHIYVGDSIININLLEGRLLEHFYGQEKKVVYIKGDEGLPYGFIVNILDIAKKAGVEVIGLVTDPPEEKKRRR, from the coding sequence TTGGGAATTAGACTGGACGCTCCGAGATCCGGCCGCGGTCGCCATCCGGGGACCTCCCTGGCCGAAATCAATGTCATTCCCCTGGTCGATATCATGCTGGTTCTGCTCATCATTTTCATGGTCACGGCCCCCATGATGCAGACGGGCATCGGCGTCGACCTCCCCCGGGCGGAGACCGAATCGGCACCGGCCGAGGACGGCCTGACTCTGACCGTGACCAAGGACATGCACATTTATGTCGGCGATTCCATCATCAACATCAACCTTCTGGAAGGACGCCTGCTCGAACACTTCTACGGACAGGAAAAGAAAGTCGTTTATATCAAGGGCGACGAAGGCCTCCCCTACGGATTCATCGTCAATATCCTGGACATCGCCAAAAAGGCGGGCGTGGAGGTTATCGGCCTGGTGACCGACCCGCCCGAGGAAAAGAAACGCCGGCGATGA
- the tolQ gene encoding protein TolQ, producing MNVFKLVLHASIVVQGILLILLFFSIFSWAIIIFKRKALRLSAAQSRRFVTVFRNSKNLADVGDAARKYGSSPLTALFQAGSKELAYIRRASPPGAANNNRMDGLSRALLKATNIEISRMERLMPFLATTASVTPFIGLLGTVWGIMDAFQMIGIQRSASLVTVAPGIAEALVATALGLFAAIPAVIAYNHFLARIKETITEMEDFSLEFQAIAERLLGN from the coding sequence ATGAACGTTTTTAAACTCGTCCTCCACGCCTCCATCGTCGTCCAGGGCATCCTTCTTATTCTCCTGTTTTTTTCCATATTTTCCTGGGCGATCATCATTTTCAAGCGCAAGGCCCTGCGTCTTTCCGCGGCTCAGTCCCGGCGTTTCGTCACGGTCTTCCGCAACAGCAAAAACCTCGCCGATGTCGGTGATGCGGCCAGAAAATACGGCTCCAGCCCGCTGACGGCCCTGTTTCAGGCCGGATCCAAGGAACTCGCCTATATCCGGAGGGCTTCGCCTCCCGGCGCGGCCAACAACAACCGCATGGACGGACTGTCGCGGGCTCTGCTCAAAGCGACAAACATCGAAATCAGCCGGATGGAACGCCTCATGCCCTTTTTGGCCACGACGGCCAGCGTCACGCCCTTCATCGGACTCCTCGGCACCGTCTGGGGGATCATGGACGCATTCCAGATGATCGGCATCCAGAGATCGGCCAGCCTTGTCACCGTGGCTCCGGGCATCGCCGAAGCCCTGGTGGCCACCGCCCTGGGCCTGTTCGCCGCCATTCCGGCCGTCATCGCCTACAACCATTTCCTGGCCCGCATCAAGGAAACCATCACGGAGATGGAAGACTTCTCCCTTGAATTCCAGGCCATCGCGGAGAGGCTCCTTGGGAATTAG